The Candidatus Fusobacterium pullicola nucleotide sequence AATTAAATTGGAAGAGAAGAGTTTAAATCCAGAAACAGTAGAGTTATGTAAGGGATATGATGGAGTAACTTTCTTAGGAAATTGTAGTGTAAATAGGGAAGTATTAGAGAAGCTAAACTCTTTTAAGATAAAATATATAGCAAGTAGAAGTACAGGATATAATAATGTAGATTTAAAAGCTGCTAAGGAATTAGGAATATATGTAAGTAATTCAACTTACTCATCATATTCAGTGGCAGAGTTTGCAGTTATGTCAGCCTTTATTTTATTGAGAAATATTCCTCAAAGTTTAAAAAGAGTGGAAAAATATAATTTTTCTTTAGGTGGATTGATAGGAAGAGAATTAAGAAATCAGACAATAGGAATTATAGGAACAGGAAAGATAGGAAGAATAGTTGCTCACCACTTTAAAGCTATGGGAGCTAAAGTTATAGCCTATGATCTGTACCCAAGTTCTGATGAGATCCAGTATGTTTCTTTAGAAGAATTATTTACTCAATCAGATATAATCTCTTTACATACTCCACTTACTCCAGAAAATCATCATCTAATAAATAAAGAAACAATAGATAAAATGAAAAATGATGTTTTAATAATAAATTCAGCAAGAGGAGAACTAATTAATTTAGAGGATTTGATTGTAGGTTTAAAAAGTAAAAAAATAGCTGGAGTAGCTTTAGATACTCTAGAAAAAGAGGTAGGAATACTTCATAAAGATTGTAGTAACATTGGATTTGAGCATCCACAATTAAAAGAATTATTAAATATGGAAAATGTTATGATAACATCACATCAAGCATTTTATACAGATCAAGCAGTATCAGATATGGTTGAGTCAGCTTTGACTTGTCTGAATGAGTATTTTTTATCAGGGAATTCTAAAAATAATTTAATAAAATAGGTTAAATATGTAAAAAGCTCAAGAACGGTTACTCTTGAGCTTTCTTCATATATTAAGTTGTAATAATACAATATTTTATTTAGAATAGTTAGGAGCTTCTTTAGTTATTGTAATATCATGTGGGTGGCTCTCTTTTAGTCCAGCACCAGTGATTTTTATAAATTTACCATTTATTTTTAGATCTTCTATTGTAGGAGTTCCACAATATCCCATACCAGCTCTAATTCCACCACATAATTGGAATACAACATCTCTTAAGTTTCCTTTGTAAGCTATACGCCCTTCAATTCCTTCTGGAACTAATTTTTGAGCATCATTTTGAAAATATCTATCTTTAGATCCTCTTTTCATAGCAGCTATTGATCCCATTCCAACATAGCTTTTAAATCTCTTACCTTCAAGAATAATCTCTTCTCCAGGAGCTTCTGTAGTACCAGCTAGTAATCCTCCTAACATAACACAGTCTGCACCAGCAGCAAGAGCTTTCACTATATCTCCAGATAGTTTGATACCACCATCGGCAATAACTCCAATTCCTCTATCTTTACATACTTGGAACACATCATTTACAGCAGTAAGCTGAGGAACTCCAACCCCTGCAACAACTCTTGTTGTACAGATAGATCCAGGTCCAATACCAACTTTTACAGCATCTACTCCAGCATTGATTAAATCAAGAGCAGCCTCAGCAGTAACAATATTTCCACCTATTAAGTTTAGGTTTGGAAAAGCTTCTCTAATCTCTCTAATTTTATTTATTACACCAGCTGAATGTCCATGAGCAGAGTCAACAGTTATGATATCAACTCCAGCTTTTACAAGAGCAGCAACTCTATCAAGAGTATCAGCACCAATACCAACAGCAGCACCTACTCTTAATGTTCCATGAGCATCTTTACATGCATTTGGATATTCAGCTAAGTTATCTATATCTTTTATTGTAATTAATCCTTTTAAGTATCCCTTGTCATCTGTGATAGGTAGTTTTTCTATTCTATTAGCTAATAGAATCTCTTTTGCTTCATCTAAAGTAGTTCCAACAGGAGCAGTAACTAAGTTATCTTTAGTCATAATTTCTCCAACTAATTGAGCCATATCTTTGTGATATTTTATATCTCTATTAGTAACTATTCCGATAAGTTTACCATCCTCTTCAATAACAGGAAGACCAGAAATTTTATATTTTCTCATTAAGTCCTCTGCATCTCCAACTGTACAATCAGCAGTAAGAGTAACAGGGTTTCTAATCATACCACTTTCTATTCTTTTCACTCTATCAACTTCAGCAGCTTGATCTTCAATACTCATATTCTTATGTATAAATCCTATACCACCTTGTCTAGCTAGAGCAATAGCTAAATCTGATTCAGTAACAGTATCCATAGCAGCACTCAGTATAGGGACATTCAGTGTGATATCTTTTGTCAGTCTTGTTTTAAGACTTACTTCATGTGGTAATACCTCTGATTTTGCTGGGATTAATAATACATCATCAAATGTGATAGCCTCTTTTACTATTTTTCCGTTCATTTGCAACTCCTTTTAAAATACATAATTATTTAATTTAATAATGAACTAAAATTTATAAATATTTTTTAGATTTTAGATATTATAGCACAAAACTTTGGAAAATGTACAGTAAAATTTTAATGAAATGTGATTTTTAACACAGTTGACTACAAAAAGTTTATTTTCTGTAAATATCGATTTTTTGATATGGGATTTCGATATTATTTGCATCAAATTCAGCTTTAACTATTTCATTAAAGTCAAATTTTGTAGTCCAATAATCCTCTTTATTAACCCATACTCTGCAGATGAAATCAAGAGAACTAGCATTTTGAACACTCATTCTAATATTAAAAGGTTTATCTTTTAATACAGAAGGATGAGCATTAGCAATTCTATTTAAAATCTCTTTTACTTTTTCTGTAGGAGTATCATAAGAAACAGAGAAAACCATATCTAATCTTCTGATTGGGTTTCTAGAAACATTTGTAATAGCGTTGTTAGCTAATTGGCTATTAGGAACAATGATAACTCTATTATCTGTAGTAGTTAAAATAGTATAAAGTATTTGTATCTTGTCAACAGTTCCTTCTACACCACTGCTTGCTACAATATATTCTCCCTTAGTGAAAGGTTTGAAGAATAGTATTAATAATCCTCCAGCAAGGTTAGATAAACTTCCTTGTAGTGCTAAACCAACAGCTAATCCAGCAGTACCAAGAACTGTTAATAGAGAAGTTGCTTTTACTCCAGCTATCCCGATTATTAAGAAAAATAGAATAACATACATTAAAGTTTTTAGCATAGAGCTAGTGAAACTCTCTAATAATGGATCTACATTTCTCTTTCTTAAAGCTTTTTTATAAGATGTAATAATTACACTTACAAGCTTTGGCCATAGTGAAAATAAGATGATTACAATAATACCTCTTACAATAATTGTAGGAAGTACAGCGATTGTTTTGTTGAAAAATTCTGTGATAATTTCGTGCATTTAAACTCTCCTTTAAAAATTAATTATTACATTTATATATTATACAGTTTTTACCAATATATATCAATATATTTTTAGATTTTTTTACAAAAATACTATATAATATATAGTATAAAAAATAAAGATTTATGTTAAAAATAAAACATTAATATATATTAAATTAATCTATAATAAAATAAAAATTTATTAAAATCACAGGAGGAGAAAAGCTGATGATAAAAGAGAATTCAATTTGGATTAATAAAAAAAATGGAAGAGAGTACGAAGTGATAAAAGAGGCTATTGATTGTACTAATGAAAGAGATGGATTAATAGTGATAGTTTATATTTGCAAGGAGGTAGAAGGAAAACTTTTTGTAAGAGAAAAGAAGGAGTTTTTAAATAAATTTTTTCAAAAGTAATAAAATATAAAAGATAAATTTTTAATAAACAAAGTAAAATCAAGACTTAATACCATATTATTGTAATTATTACAAAATAAAAATAATTACAATTGACAAATAATTAAAAATGTGGTAATATATTCTTATAAGAATAAAGATAGTTAATTTAAGGAGGTAAAATTATGAGAAGTATTACAAGTTTTGATTTACAATATGCACACAGATTTTATAAGTTTAGAGGAGAAGCTCAATATTT carries:
- the guaB gene encoding IMP dehydrogenase translates to MNGKIVKEAITFDDVLLIPAKSEVLPHEVSLKTRLTKDITLNVPILSAAMDTVTESDLAIALARQGGIGFIHKNMSIEDQAAEVDRVKRIESGMIRNPVTLTADCTVGDAEDLMRKYKISGLPVIEEDGKLIGIVTNRDIKYHKDMAQLVGEIMTKDNLVTAPVGTTLDEAKEILLANRIEKLPITDDKGYLKGLITIKDIDNLAEYPNACKDAHGTLRVGAAVGIGADTLDRVAALVKAGVDIITVDSAHGHSAGVINKIREIREAFPNLNLIGGNIVTAEAALDLINAGVDAVKVGIGPGSICTTRVVAGVGVPQLTAVNDVFQVCKDRGIGVIADGGIKLSGDIVKALAAGADCVMLGGLLAGTTEAPGEEIILEGKRFKSYVGMGSIAAMKRGSKDRYFQNDAQKLVPEGIEGRIAYKGNLRDVVFQLCGGIRAGMGYCGTPTIEDLKINGKFIKITGAGLKESHPHDITITKEAPNYSK
- a CDS encoding mechanosensitive ion channel, translating into MHEIITEFFNKTIAVLPTIIVRGIIVIILFSLWPKLVSVIITSYKKALRKRNVDPLLESFTSSMLKTLMYVILFFLIIGIAGVKATSLLTVLGTAGLAVGLALQGSLSNLAGGLLILFFKPFTKGEYIVASSGVEGTVDKIQILYTILTTTDNRVIIVPNSQLANNAITNVSRNPIRRLDMVFSVSYDTPTEKVKEILNRIANAHPSVLKDKPFNIRMSVQNASSLDFICRVWVNKEDYWTTKFDFNEIVKAEFDANNIEIPYQKIDIYRK
- a CDS encoding lactate dehydrogenase, with protein sequence MKKIIAFAVRKDELSAFEKYSKEFNFSIKLEEKSLNPETVELCKGYDGVTFLGNCSVNREVLEKLNSFKIKYIASRSTGYNNVDLKAAKELGIYVSNSTYSSYSVAEFAVMSAFILLRNIPQSLKRVEKYNFSLGGLIGRELRNQTIGIIGTGKIGRIVAHHFKAMGAKVIAYDLYPSSDEIQYVSLEELFTQSDIISLHTPLTPENHHLINKETIDKMKNDVLIINSARGELINLEDLIVGLKSKKIAGVALDTLEKEVGILHKDCSNIGFEHPQLKELLNMENVMITSHQAFYTDQAVSDMVESALTCLNEYFLSGNSKNNLIK
- a CDS encoding DUF1653 domain-containing protein yields the protein MMIKENSIWINKKNGREYEVIKEAIDCTNERDGLIVIVYICKEVEGKLFVREKKEFLNKFFQK